Proteins from a genomic interval of Fusarium oxysporum Fo47 chromosome I, complete sequence:
- a CDS encoding triose-phosphate transporter family-domain-containing protein encodes MTALPPQPDPISSPFPSSPSHPSSSKHAAAPDRPESPESLLIDDSLSAKDSSPLRSVAGSSSGTTRVATSRNSGLGGGNQTIAGPSRETGLRSFNGDEESESDWDIEMEPIAGHRRRRSSHNMAGRPAGSPSRTRVTSRGPAPTGSTEEPKISEENLDANGFAIQKDESADDSLSDEDLQDDEETGLTRKDKQRRQKKRSRNTQLDQRIVRDNKAISKEERKEADKTVFKSLMVNVVLILLWYLFSLSISIYNKWMFDHDRLNFAFPLFTTSMHMVVQFVLSGLVLYFVPSLRPGYGVHLSDMGRSRHDDEPKSYGMTKMFYLTRIGPCGAATGLDIGLGNTSLKFISLTFYTMCKSSSLAFVLMFAFAFRLETPTWRLVAIIATMTLGVVLMVFGEVEFKVGGFALVISAAFFSGFRWGLTQILLLRNPATSNPFSSIFFLTPVMFLVLICLAVPVEGVGALIEGYKVLGDEWGYFMAPLFLLFPGCIAFCMTASEFALLQRTSVVTLSIAGIFKEVVTISAAALVFGDRLTPINFVGLLTTMAAIAAYNYIKITKMRQEAQESVHVRHVHDDDAPDSPTSQTSGIIDRDGDTDAENTGLLRDSIDGLDLDVQPHAPANERR; translated from the exons ATGAccgctcttcctcctcaacctgATCCCATCTCCTCGCCATTTCCCTCCTCACCATCACACCCTTCGTCTTCGAAACACGCAGCAGCTCCAGATCGCCCCGAATCCCCCGAATCTCTTCTCATTGACGACTCTCTATCAGCCAAAGACTCGAGTCCCCTGAGATCAGTGGCAGGATCGTCATCAGGCACAACAAGAGTGGCTACATCGCGGAACTCTGGCCTGGGTGGAGGAAATCAAACGATAGCTGGCCCGTCTCGTGAAACCGGCTTGAGGTCTTTCAACGGTGACGAGGAAAGCGAGAGCGACTGGGATATAGAAATGGAACCTATTGCAGGACACCGTCGACGGCGAAGTAGCCACAACATGGCTGGTCGGCCAGCTGGATCACCTAGCCGAACCCGTGTCACAAGCCGTGGTCCCGCACCCACTGGCTCGACAGAAGAACCTAAGATATCCGAAGAAAATTTGGATGCGAACGGCTTTGCGATCCAGAAGGATGAATCCGCCGATGACAGCTTGAGCGATGAAGACCTCCAAGACGACGAGGAAACAGGATTGACCCGTAAAGACAAGCAGAGGCGGCAGAAGAAGCGCAGCAGAAATACTCAGCTGGATCAGCGGATCGTCAGGGACAATAAGGCTATATCAAAAGAGGAGCGCAAAGAAGCAGACAAGACCGTTttcaagagcttgatggtAAACGTTGTGTTGATTCTTTTGTGGTACCTCTTTTCGTTATCAATATCGATT TACAACAAATGGATGTTTGATCATGACCGGCTGAACTTTGCATTTCCTTTGTTTACGACGTCTATGCACATGGTGGTTCAATTTGTTCTCTCAGGTCTAGTTTTGTACTTCGTGCCCTCCTTGAGACCGGGATACGGTGTTCATCTGTCAGATATGGGCAGGTCGAGACACGATGACGAGCCCAAGTCTTACGGCATGACCAAGATGTTTTACCTCACTCGAATTGGACCTTGTGGTGCAGCTACAGGCCTAGATATTGGACTTGGCAATACCTCTCTCAAGTTCATTAGCCTTACATTTTACA CTATGTGTAAATCCTCCTCACTCGCTTTCGTTCTCATGTTTGCATTTGCTTTCCGCCTCGAAACCCCGACATGGCGCCTTGTCGCCATCATTGCTACCATGACACTCGGTGTCGTGCTCATGGTGTTTGGTGAAGTTGAATTCAAGGTGGGAGGCTTCGCCCTCGTCATCTCAGCTGCCTTCTTCTCTGGCTTCCGCTGGGGACTGACCCAGATCCTGCTCCTCCGCAACCCTGCGACATCAAACCCATTctccagcatcttcttccttacTCCAGTCATGTTTCTCGTGCTTATTTGCCTTGCCGTGCCCGTGGAAGGAGTCGGAGCTCTCATTGAAGGCTACAAAGTTCTGGGCGATGAATGGGGTTATTTCATGGCGCCCCTTTTCTTGCTTTTCCCTGGTTGCATCGCCTTCTGCATGACAGCCTCCGAGTTCGCTCTGCTGCAGCGCACTTCCGTCGTCACGCTCTCCATTGCTGGCATCTTCAAGGAGGTTGTTACTATTAGTGCGGCTGCTCTTGTCTTTGGTGACCGCCTTACACCCATCAACTTTGTTGGTCTACTCACAACCATGGCCGCTATCGCTGCCTACAACTACATCAAAATCACAAAGATGAGGCAGGAGGCGCAAGAAAGTGTTCATGTTCGGCATGTGCACGACGATGACGCGCCAGACTCCCCTACGAGCCAGACTAGCGGAATCATAGACCGCGATGGGGATACAGACGCGGAAAACACTGGTCTACTCCGTGACAGCATTGACGGCTTAGATCTTGATGTACAACCCCATGCGCCAGCTAATGAGCGTCGCTAA